DNA from Delphinus delphis chromosome 8, mDelDel1.2, whole genome shotgun sequence:
AGCCCCCAGTTCCACAGAATGAAGCCAGACAGCCCTGGCCTTTTGCACTCTCATTGTTTCAttcctaccccagggcctttaGCTCCACCCCCATCTTTGCCTTATTCCTGCCCTTTCTTGCCAGAAAGGCTGGGAAATGAGCCATCTTTATCAACCTACGTCACCGGTGACTATAGAGTCTGGCTTTGGTCTAAATCTGACCTAGAGGCTTAAATTGGCAAAATATCAAGACCTGAGTTCATTCTTTCACCTTCAGAGGTAGCGGTGAGGGTGACTCAGGGTTCATAGGCAGGGCTGTCTCTTCTGCCTGATGGCGTCCCAAGCCTGCTGGTACATACTTCTGATAGGTCGTCCTAAACGGCTGAAAcaatcatttataaaatgcataATATAGAAGAGCTGATTGACTTCTTTTCCACTGAAACATCCTAGTCCTCCACTGCTGTTACTTCACACACCTTCATGATTCCCTGGGAGGACCCCAGTTTTACAGGGTGACTACTCCAGGGATTGGATGGTCACCCCCACATGCCCACGTTCACCCACTACTACCGCCAAAGTATTCCAGCACATCAGTTGAATTAGGGCCCAAGTGTCCTGGGTTCCAGTTCAGACAGGAAGGAGAAATGGCCCGCTGTCCATCCCCATGCACTGGAAGGTGGCTGTGGAAGGGACCCCTCAGCCTCTCCACCAGAGAGGCAGGTGGAGATGTTCGTGGGCAGCGGTGGTGAGACTCAGAAGAGAAGAGCATCAGTAATCACGGACTCAACTCACGCTCTGCTCTTCCCACAGACCTTGGCTCAGGTGATGTGGGCGGTCTCATCGGCCATCTCTGTGGCCTTCTTCACGCTGTCTGGGGTTGCCGCACAGCTGCTGAACGCCTTGGGGCTAGAAGGTGAGTGGCAGAGAATGGTTAGGTCAGCTGGAGCTTAGCCTGGCCCTTCCTGTTTGTGGGAATTTATCTTTTCAGGGTCTAGACTTTTCCCCGGCTGCTCAGCATCTCCCAGGTCTCCCCAGAGACGAGCATAAGAGCAGGCTGCTAACTGCCGCCTCCTGCTAAGCCATACCATCTCATCTAACTGTCACCCACAGCCCAGAGCGTTACTCCCACTTCACAGATGCAGCAGACTCAACCAAGGGAAGTAGTCTCCCCACAGTCAGCTGGGACCGGAGCTGAGATTTAAGCTCCACGACCCCGTGGGAAAGGAGTTTTCCTTGGCGAGGGGGTTTGGCTCCTCCCGCTTTTGGTTCTTGACCAAACCTCTCCTTTCGCGGCACCAGGTGGGCTGATTCTGCGACTCTCTCCCTTTCCAGGAGATCACCTCACCCAGGGCCTGAAGCTCAGCCCCGGCCAAGTCCAGACCTTCCTGCTGTGGGGAGCGGGGGCCCTGGTTGCCTATTGGCTGCTGTCCCTGCTCCTCGGCTTGGTCTTGGCCTTGCTGGGGCGGATCCTGTGGGGCCTGAAGCTTGCCCTCTTCCTGGCCGCTTTTGTGGCCCTGGTGAGGTCAGTGCCCGACCCTTCCACCCGGGCCTTGCTCCTCCTGGCCTTGCTGACACTCTACGCCCTGCTGAGCCGGCTCACTGGCACCCGGGCCTCGGGGGCCCAGCTGGAGGCCAAGGTGCGGGGGCTGGAGCGCCAGGTGGAAGAGCTGCGCTGGCGGCAGAGGCGAGCGGCCAAGGGGCCCCGGAGCGTGGAGGAGGAGTGAGAAGGACGCCGGACGCTGCCACCTTCGTCATACCAAAGAGCCGAGCTGCTTCTGGGTCGCAcagccctcctcccagccccctgcccctttCTTGCTCTGTCTCCGAACGCTGTCTCTGCACCAGCCCCCTTAGCCGAGAGCGAGAGAAAGACCACCCCCCCACTGGTCCTCAGGGGCCTTGTCCTCTGTGGTTCTCTGTCTGGGGTTGGTTCTCCTCACCCTTTCTCTGCTCCCCCCTGTCTCAGccaggggaaggtggggggccTCCCGCCAGCTTCTGCACCTCCTCTCGGCAGACACCTCTGATCACTGCCAGGGGCCTCCTGTGACTCAGCGGCTGCCTTGCCTCCCTCCGACGCTCTTGCTCTCCTGTCCTTCTCTAGCTCCTCCCCTGCCAAGTCCCCAGCTTCCTTCCTGCTTGTCTTCTCCTTCTAGCCCTGTACTCCAACCAAACCACAGTCCCTCAGGGCATGCTCCTGTCCCCTTCATTGCCCAGCGTGGGGAAGAGGCAGGGCATTTGGGGCCTGAGGGGAAGGGAAGTGGGCCGGGATGTACATTGAATCTGTTACAAGTGCCTTAGTCCGAGCCAGCAGGGCCCTCCGCTTGCCCGCTGCCGTACTGTATGTAGGAAACTGCCCTGTAGCTGCTTTGTGTCAAGAGGAAAGTGGTTCCTCTCAGAATCTTGATTTCCCTTCAGCCAGAGCAAAAGATGACTGCTTCGTAGGCTCGTGCCTGCAAGTAGGACCCTGCGGTGGCCATGAGATCCCCTGTGGGGGTTTCAGAGACcctgaaggaggaaggagggttcATCGTCCTGTCTGCGCAGCTCCGGGCggttctccatctctctctccatcaCTGCCACCAGGGAGTCCGCTGATGAGTTGCCTAGGAGGAGCGCAGAGCAGACAGCAGAGATGCGCCTCACAGCCCCTTCCCTTCTCATGCTCTGCGGCTGCACCCTCCCCACCAGGGCGCTCACGCTTCCTTCGAGGCTTTGGTGGAGGTGGGTGGCCTCCTTTGCCAGGCCCCACATGTGATGTGAAGAGTAGAGAAATGCCCAGTTCTTACTGTTGAGGTTGGAGATGGAATCACAGCTgcagtgaaatatatttttatcagcGCTTGGTTGGTTTTAAATAAAGTGCACGCTATTTTATTATCTAGTTCCGATCAGATGTATTTGCTCAAAGTCTGGCTTGCTTTGAGTGCCTTCTCTCCAGCTAAACCCATTTCTGTGGAGCTGCTCAGCTTTCACGACTTCTCCCTGCAGGTGTCAGGTAGCGTGAAGccgggagaaaggaagggagtgcgggagaaaggaaaggagtgcGAAAGAAGGGTGGTACCAGTCACCCTTCCCTCCAGGGGTGTGAGGAATGAGGAGGGCACGCGCCCCCATTACCAAACTTCCAGGACTGACCAGCTCTGTGGCAATAGTGTTcttgtgggggagggggaggagggtacCCCGTCCAGCCCTGTGTGCAGGAGTGGCGAAGGCTGGCCCCCAGCCAGAGAGAGGCTTGCCTGCCCTCCCTGCTTCCCCGCCAGACAGGAGTTATGCGCCGCGGTTCTCAACCCGGTGCATAGATTGGATCAGGCATTTCGGGGAGGGGCCTGGGTGTGGTTTTTCCGTTTTAAGCCGCCCAGGAAAGGCTAACGTGCAGCCAGGTGCCCCGCTCTGGACCTCTCCCAAGGCTGCCTGGCGAGCAAGGCTGCGCCCAGAGGCCGGACCTGGGAGGCAGGCCTTCCCTCAGCAAAGAGAGCAGCCCTCCCTCTTCATAGACCCACAGGTTTCTCCCAGGGATGGGGCTGCCTGCATCTGGGGCTCTTCCTCTGTCAGAGTAGTTGTCACCTGGCCCTCCTGGCCCCTCTCATCCCCTCTCCACCCCCGAGCCCGGTTCTCTACGTCCCCGCCCCCCGCAATTCTGGTTCTGGTTCAAGAGTCAGATGCCTTTATAGGAGAGCTgcttgtggggtgggggtgaggcagAGGAGGTGCTTTTTCCTCATTGGTCAGGAGCTTCCGAAAGGGAGCGAACCGAACACGTCGTTGTGTCCCTTTTGGCAGAGGCAAGTCAGTCCCCGGGGAAGTGGCCTTCTGCCCGACCTCTAGCACGGGGGCGCTTGGGGCTTCGGCATCCGTAGGGCACTAGGACCCGGCAGGGCTGAGGGGCAGCCCGTGAGCCGTgttcgctccctcccaccctcctgctcCAGCTCTAGCTCCCGCTCCATTGTCTGGGAACTGCAGCCGCGGGGCGGGCGGGCCCGCGGATTGGCGGGCGGCGGGGACCCAGCCGGCCGGGTCGGGCCGGGAGATGCCGGGAGGACCGCGGCCACCTGAACTGCCCGCCTAGTCCCGGCCTTGAGTGGGAAGGATGAACGTCTGGATGGCGGGGAGCGTGGCAGCGGCTCCCCGGGGGCCCTGCGGCTCCTGGCTCTGCTTGCTGGTGGCCCTCGTCCTGGACGTCGTGAGAGGTcagcgggaggggaggggcggggcggggcgaggggcAGCCGGGCCCGAGCAGAGGCCGAGCGCGAGGGATGCTCGGGAGCCGGGAACCCGCGAGTTCTGGGACTAAACCCCGAGCCGGGTCGCCCCGCAGCGTGCCCTGAGGGTTGGAGAGGTCTTATCCCTGGGATCCGGCCCCCAGCCTCGCGCCTCTGGCTTTCCTCACTTGCATAACCTGGCAACTTCTTCCTGACCCAAGGCCAGCGGGGTCCCCGGGCTCTCACCGTCTTCCCCGCATCCTCGCCGTGTCACCGCACCTTCCACTAGTTTCCCCTCCAGTCGCGACGTCTAACCTGGCTGCCCCCTGTCCCGCACACACCAGCTCCCTAATCTGCGGTACAGAGAGCTGTAGCCCCGTGGCTCCTGGCCTCCTCCCCGCAACCATCAACCCAGCCCCCACGGAACGGGAAGCAGCCCCTTTGCCCAGGACCTGCGAGATCCGCAGCCGCCTTCCCCCTGCCCCAAGGAGCTCTTTGACCTTGGAATTACTTCATCGGTGCCTTCCTGAGTATGGAGATCACTGGAGGAAGGGGCAGCGCCTCCCCTGTGCCCCTGCGTGGGGGGCCGACTGCCCTTGTCGTGGGCTGAGGCTGCTAGGTGGAGGAGGATGCCACGGAGAGCGAGGCattctctgccccctccccccaccagagaGCTGAGCTCTGAGTGATGCGAGTCCGTGGGAGTCAGGCCACAGAGCATCTTGTAATTATCCAGGCAGTGGAGTATGGAGTAGGAGAAGAACCAGAAGCCAGGGTCTGCCCCCAGGGAGCCATAGTCACTCACCTGTTacacttgggggtgggggtcgcGGGGAGTGGAGCTTCTCAGCCACATGCTCCTTGCTGGGGAGGGCCCAGAAGGAGGTTGAAACCGTCAAGTCCCCCAGCCCAGCAGTGGGGCTGAGAGCGAACTGGCTCTAGGGCTGCTTTCAGccacctgctcccctccccaggggaCCCAGCAGGAGCCCTAATAACCCCTcacacagagagaagaggaaagcctTGTCACATCTATTATGCAGCAGCAATAATCCCTCCTCCACACAGCGCACCGCGGTTTACAAAGCCCTCCCCTGTCCACCGTGTCACTAAATGCTCGCTCgctctacaggtgaggaaactgaggctccaggatGTTAAATGGCTGACCCAAGGCTAATCGAGGAAGAGTTAGGACGTAAACACAGGTCTCCAGACTCCCAGAACATCCTCTCCAGGGATGGGGGATGCTGGGATGAGTAAGACAAGGCCCCCAGCCGACAGACAGGAAGATAACTAATTCAGGGGCGCAGAAGACTGAGGGGACTGGTGGGAGGGCACGCAATCAAGGGGGGCTTCCTTAAGAAGGTGACAGTGACTCTTGACCCTGGAGGGAGGCGCTGCCCAGCAGAGGAGGAGAGACCCACACTCTAGGGAATGAAGCCCACAGGGTGCACGGTGGAAAGCAGCCCAGGGTGGAGAGGTGGAGGGTGGAGAGGCAGGGTGTGTAATGGTTGGTGCCTGGGCTCTGACTCCCAGCTCCATCACGTTCCTGCTGTGGGACCCCAGGCAAGTCCCTGAACCTCTCAGCTTCATCTTCTACAAccataaaatgggattaatactACTAGAACCTAGTTCTCAGAGCTATTACAAAACCCGaaagagttaatacatgtaaagtatttaaaatagtaGCCGACATATAGCTTTCTGtcaaaaaatgttaactattatttttaGGGCTAACTAATAGTCAGTTGATACAAACCTAATATGGTCTTAGGGGTCCTTTGCCCTTCTGACTGTTGGTTGAATACTTTGACTCTCTCCCCAAGCTTATGgttcccgcccccctcccccattctaGACTTGCACTCCAATACCCAGTTGGGATGGGGTAGAAGGCAGCAAGTTCGGGGAACCAGTGCAAGGTTGCCATGGTGATGATGCAgagggaggcgggggtgggggtggggatgcccAGCCGAGTCTGGCCAAGGACCCAGGGGCTGAGAAACGGTCTCTACTTCTACGAAGCTCACCTCAACACCATCTTTTACTACATAGACCCTGTCTGGGGAGGTCTGTACCCCACAAATGCCTTGGTGTCAGAGGCAGGTAGGTAGGGGGCAGGAATGGGGGAGGAGGAGACATTGGGAAGGTTCTACTGGCGTGAGGAAGGCCTGGGTCTGTGGAAGGCAGAAGAAGGAATGACTCGGAAGCTGGCAGTCGGTCCTGGATGTAGATTCAAATCCTGGTCCCAGttacctcatctgtgaaatggggagactCCCCCCGACACCCTGGGAGGATGGGACAGTTACAACCCTTTTCTTCGTCCATCGCTCATCACTGCTGTGCCCCGGGACGAAGCTGAGTTCAGCCCCTGCCTGCCTTAAAGCTGTCaccatccctcccccttctccctcttcaGTGGACTGTGACCAGGACCCCCTGGACCCAGTCTACCTGCCGGCGGCCCTGGAGCTCCTGGATGCCCCCGAGCACTTCCGTGTGCAGCAGGTGGGCCACTATCCACCTGCCAACTCCTCTCTGGGCTCCCGATCTGAGACCTTTCTGCTCCTGCAGCcctggcccagggcccagccacTTCTCCGGGCCTCCTACCCACCCTTCGCCACTCAGCAGGTAAGGAGGGGCCACCAGAGTCTCCTGGGCTAACCGGACTCAGAGCCAAGGTCTGCTGTGTGTCGCTCAGCCCTAGCTGAgctccccattttccagaggGGGGAAATGGAGGCCCGTAAAGGCTGTCTCCTGCCAGCCTGAGTTTTtgcttctccccaccccttgcTTTGTTGAGCACCCCCGTTTTCCCTCCAGGTGGTCCCCCCTCGGGTCACTGAGCCACACCAACGGCCAGTCCCGTGGGACGTGCGGGCCGTGTCAGTGGAAGCGGCTGTGACTCCAGCGGAGCCCCACGCCCGCGTCCTCTTCCACCTCAAAGGGCAGGATTGGCCCCCGGGGCCTGGCAGCCTGCCTTGTGCCCGGCTCCACGCCACACACCCTGCAGGCACTGCTCACCAAGCCTGCCGCTTCCAGGTGAGTGTGAGGGCCCCACCTGGGCTGGCCCTGCTGCTGTGTCCACCAGAGGGTGGTCCCGGAGTAGGGAAGAGAGGGCTCACCACTCCCGGGAGGTTTGGAGGTCATGGACCACCTGACTCCATTCCTGCTCTGCTGGCTTTCGCGGGTCCCTCTTATTTAGGCCCCCTTAAGGAGTTCAGTCCATTGtacgtgactttgggcaagtaacgtaacctctctgaggctcagtttcctcatcagtaaaatgggataataacaaTTTTTACCTCATATTGAGTTGGAATGGAGAATAAATGAGACGGGTGCAAGAATAGCTTTTGgcccaatgcctggcacaagAGCAATCCCTCAGCGAGTGTTGTATTATTCGCATTCCTTTTATTATTGGACTTTCTGCTCTTCCGCAGTCTAGCACAGGGCTCCGCTGGAGAGAGGTGTCCTGTGGGCTGTGGGATTCTGAGAAGCCTGAGGATTCTGAGTGGTCGTCAGGGCCATCCTGGGGCGTGCTTAGGGGCAGGCGTTGGGGTTGATTCCCCGTGGAATGAAACCGCTCCCAAAGGTGGAAGAACGGCCAGTGGACGCGTTCTGAGACCTAGCCTCAGTCGCGTTGCCAGTTGGCTGTGTCACGTGGCATGCGCCTGTGGCCCGCGCTGGCCCTGCTCTCAGGGACCCCTGCAGCTCTGGCTTTCCCGCCCTGGGTGCTgggactcccctcccccaccacgcTGACCATGGCCGTTGTGTCTTTGCAGCCATCCCTGGGCGCCTGTGTAGTGGAGCTGGAGTTCCCCTCCCACTGGTTCTCCCAGGGTTCGGCCACACGGGCCGAGCTGTCCTACACACTGGAGCCGGCAGCCGAGGGCCCTGGGGGCTGCGGCCCCGGCAGGGAGGAGGACCCTGGAGAGCAGGCCCTCCCAGTGGGCGACGTGGAGCTGCGCCCCGCGGACCCCCCACAGTACCAAGAGGTGCCCCTGGATGAGGCAGTGACTCTGCGGGTGCCTGACATGCCCGTGCGGCCCGGCCAGCTCTTCAGTGCCACCCTCCTGCTTCAACACAATTTCACAGCCAGCGTCCTGACCCTGCGGTGAGCACCGGGCCCCTGGGGGCGGGTCAGAGGCCGGAACCTCTGCAGGAAGACTGCGCAGGTACCTCTTCCTCTTGGGGTCTTCAGTGGAATCCTTGACCTCTGCAGAACATGGGTCCGCCATACCCACTCCAGGCCAAGCACTGTGGTTGCCCTGGCAGCAGGCAGGACCCGGCGACTGGGCACGGCCCTGAACTTGGAATCAGAAGGAGGAAGCTGCCCTCCCCTGGCGCTTCCCTGAGACTCCTTTGTCCGGTGGGCTAACGTTACCCACAGGGCAGTTGCGGCTCCAGGGAGGGGAAACGGGAGAGGGCTTAAAAACTGGAAAGTGCAGTGCCTGGGAGTGGTTAATGCTCAGATGCCCGGCAGAGGTATTTGCCCTAGTCCCATTCATCTGCATCTTTTCCCTCTTACCACCCTCACCATGGGTCCTTAGCCTTTGGACAGAGCTGGCTCCTCCCCATAGGAAGGCCCTCCTTTTGTGTCCGTTTCTTCAGGAagtgccccacccccagccatcccccaccccaatttttttttaaatttatttaattaattaatttatttttggctgcgttgggtctgcgttgctgcgcgcgagctttctctagttgtggcgagcgggggctactcttcgttgcggtgcgcgggcttctcattgcggtggcttctcttgttgaggagcacagattctaggtgcgcaggcttcagtagttgtggtgcgcaggctcagtagttgtggctcatggggctctagaatgcaggctcagtagttgtgacacacgggcttagttgctccgtggcatgcgggatcttcccagaccagggctcgaacctgtgtccctgcattggcaggcagattcttaaccactgcgccaccagggaagtcccccccaccccaatcttACTACTGCCAAGGATTTGCAGGGCGTGACTTGCCTACCCCATAATGGGGTTTGTGTGTGTCCCATCCCTGTGTCTCACAGGTGCCCATCGCATCTCCCTGTCTCTCACACCCTCCTCTCTCACTCGTATCATCGTTAGATCTCCCTAGACACTTAAAATATGCCAAGCCCTGTGTCTCCACCCTGGACCTTCAGAAAAGAGCAAGGCCCCATCCCCCTCTGGCACTAAGGGACCCCTAGTGGTAGGGAAGGGCACTGGATGGGCACGGACTGGATTATATGCTCTGATGAAGGTACAAAGTGCTGCAGGGGCTGGGGTTAGGGGGATGGAGGCAGGGGAAATTCATCCTGCCACAGGGAGAGCTTTCTAAAGGAAATGGGATCTGTGTTGCTGGAGACTTGAAGAATGAGCAGGTGAAGAAAGGAAGGGCAGACCAGGCTGAAGGTACAGCCTGAGCAAAGGCTGAGAGGCATGAAGGGCGTCGTGCTCGTGTACTTTGGGCGCGGCTAAAGCTAAGAGTGCGTGGAGAGATGTCACAGCCAAAGAAGAAAC
Protein-coding regions in this window:
- the TMEM109 gene encoding voltage-gated monoatomic cation channel TMEM109 isoform X1, with product MQQGASLVDPAMAGSGSSSPRGKHLFKVVLMFLAALVLLHSASSQSHRDFVPPGQQKREAPVDLLSQIGRSVRGTLDAWIGPETTHLVSETLAQVMWAVSSAISVAFFTLSGVAAQLLNALGLEGDHLTQGLKLSPGQVQTFLLWGAGALVAYWLLSLLLGLVLALLGRILWGLKLALFLAAFVALVRSVPDPSTRALLLLALLTLYALLSRLTGTRASGAQLEAKVRGLERQVEELRWRQRRAAKGPRSVEEE
- the TMEM109 gene encoding voltage-gated monoatomic cation channel TMEM109 isoform X2: MAGSGSSSPRGKHLFKVVLMFLAALVLLHSASSQSHRDFVPPGQQKREAPVDLLSQIGRSVRGTLDAWIGPETTHLVSETLAQVMWAVSSAISVAFFTLSGVAAQLLNALGLEGDHLTQGLKLSPGQVQTFLLWGAGALVAYWLLSLLLGLVLALLGRILWGLKLALFLAAFVALVRSVPDPSTRALLLLALLTLYALLSRLTGTRASGAQLEAKVRGLERQVEELRWRQRRAAKGPRSVEEE